A single window of Arcobacter venerupis DNA harbors:
- a CDS encoding glycosyltransferase family 4 protein, with amino-acid sequence MRIVQLLPELNEGGVERGVVELNREYVKLGIESYVISAGGKLENQINLDGGTFIKFDVCSKNIFTTFSRINGLKKILKDLNPNIIHVRSRVPAWLVYFANKSLKIKVVSTVHGFNSVGFYSSIMQKADAVICVSNSIKEYIQKHYQTSESKITVIPRGIDLQLFNEKNIDNRFIVNFKKEFNLENKFIVSSVGRVTQLKDYETFIKAILIVKNELPNIVGLIVGGVRSDKEDYLNSLKNLIKKLALEDNIIFTGSQSKIEQIYALSDVVISSSKKPESFGRAVAEAICMNKPVIATNHGGVKDIIIENENGFFFEVGDDKELAKNILKSRNLKFNGYNYIYSNFSLENMLNKTIEVYKRLV; translated from the coding sequence ATGAGAATTGTACAGTTATTGCCTGAATTAAATGAAGGTGGAGTTGAACGAGGTGTTGTTGAACTAAACCGAGAATATGTAAAACTTGGAATTGAATCATATGTTATTAGTGCAGGAGGAAAACTTGAAAATCAAATTAATCTTGATGGTGGAACTTTCATAAAATTTGATGTTTGTAGTAAAAATATTTTTACTACCTTTTCAAGAATTAATGGACTAAAAAAGATTTTAAAAGATTTAAATCCAAATATTATTCATGTAAGAAGTAGAGTTCCTGCTTGGCTTGTCTATTTTGCAAATAAGAGTTTAAAAATAAAAGTTGTGAGTACAGTTCACGGTTTTAATAGTGTTGGTTTTTATAGTTCAATTATGCAAAAAGCAGATGCAGTTATATGTGTTAGTAATAGCATAAAAGAGTATATTCAAAAACATTATCAAACAAGTGAATCTAAAATAACTGTAATTCCAAGAGGCATTGATTTACAACTTTTTAATGAAAAAAATATAGATAATAGATTTATTGTAAATTTTAAAAAAGAGTTTAATTTAGAAAATAAATTTATAGTTTCAAGTGTGGGAAGAGTTACTCAATTAAAAGATTATGAGACTTTTATAAAAGCAATTTTAATAGTAAAAAATGAACTTCCAAATATTGTAGGTTTAATAGTTGGTGGGGTAAGAAGTGATAAAGAAGATTATTTGAACTCTTTAAAGAATTTAATAAAAAAGTTAGCTTTAGAAGATAATATTATTTTTACAGGAAGTCAAAGTAAAATAGAGCAAATCTATGCTTTAAGTGATGTTGTAATCAGCAGTTCAAAAAAACCAGAGAGTTTTGGTCGTGCAGTTGCAGAGGCAATTTGTATGAATAAACCAGTAATTGCTACAAATCATGGCGGAGTAAAAGATATAATAATTGAAAATGAAAATGGCTTTTTCTTTGAAGTTGGTGATGATAAAGAGTTAGCTAAAAATATTTTAAAATCTAGAAATCTAAAGTTTAATGGATATAATTATATTTATAGCAATTTTTCATTGGAAAATATGTTAAATAAAACTATAGAAGTTTATAAAAGGTTAGTCTAA
- a CDS encoding ELM1/GtrOC1 family putative glycosyltransferase translates to MKRILIISDGKPGHLNQSIAFCKIKNISYDILEVKFKSKFHKALSYIFDNFDFFTESLFEEHKNYYPEFYDAIISAGSGTYYFNKVIAQKYNKKSIALMLPKSYKYSTFYYIIAQEHDHPVLLDNLIAIPLNLSYSSPKGYLKKVDDKKSLAIIIGGDNGIFSMNCNLIKQKLDEIFEKYPEYLKYITTSRRTSSDVEMLIDKYAFDYKLIYSKEPNINPIGDFIAICDEFFITIDSTSMLSEVRANSDAKISIINLESKKENTKYHKLASIINNMDEKLDFAKILKKIKI, encoded by the coding sequence ATGAAAAGAATTCTAATAATAAGTGATGGGAAACCAGGTCATTTAAATCAATCAATTGCTTTTTGTAAAATTAAAAATATTAGTTATGATATTTTAGAAGTTAAATTTAAATCAAAGTTTCATAAAGCTTTATCTTACATTTTTGATAACTTTGATTTTTTTACAGAATCACTTTTTGAAGAACATAAAAATTATTATCCAGAGTTTTACGATGCAATTATTAGTGCTGGTTCTGGAACTTATTATTTTAATAAAGTAATAGCTCAAAAGTATAATAAAAAATCAATAGCTTTAATGCTTCCAAAATCATATAAATACTCAACTTTCTATTATATTATTGCACAAGAACATGATCATCCAGTATTATTGGATAATTTAATTGCAATCCCTTTGAATTTATCTTATTCAAGCCCTAAAGGTTATCTTAAAAAAGTTGATGATAAAAAATCATTAGCTATAATCATTGGTGGAGATAATGGAATCTTTTCTATGAATTGTAATTTAATTAAACAGAAATTAGATGAAATTTTTGAAAAATATCCTGAATATTTAAAATATATTACAACATCAAGAAGAACTTCTTCTGATGTAGAAATGTTGATTGATAAATATGCTTTTGATTATAAATTAATTTATTCAAAAGAACCTAATATAAATCCAATAGGGGATTTTATTGCAATTTGTGATGAGTTTTTTATAACTATTGATTCAACATCAATGCTTAGTGAAGTAAGAGCAAATAGTGATGCAAAAATTAGTATTATAAACTTAGAATCAAAAAAAGAAAATACAAAATATCATAAGTTGGCATCTATTATAAATAATATGGATGAAAAACTAGATTTTGCAAAGATATTAAAAAAAATAAAAATCTAA
- a CDS encoding nucleotide sugar dehydrogenase — translation MNKKICIIGLGYVGLPLAHAFSKKYQVVGFDINKPRVAELSTGYDRTLELTNEEVTESIANGMIYTTNMDDIKDCNIYIVTVPTPIDSSNRPDLTPLIKSSQTIGKVLKKDDIVIYESTVYPGVTEEVCVPELERESGMVFNKDFFCGYSPERINPGDKEHTVTKILKITSGSNPTIAIVVDELYKSIIIAGTYKASSIKVAEAAKVIENTQRDVNIALINELALIFDTMNINTNDVIEAAATKWNFIKLKPGLVGGHCIGVDPYYLTYKSEELGYKPNLILGARQINNGMGKYIAEKTIKLMIKAGKLIKDSNILIMGLTFKENCPDIRNTKVVDIISELKDYGANIDVYEPWIDEKDKDYYDYNFVENPFENSKKYDSILVAVGHDKFKSLSQKEYDNIITGEKIIIDVKGIVPNPTWKL, via the coding sequence TTGAATAAAAAAATTTGTATCATAGGACTTGGATACGTAGGTCTTCCATTAGCTCATGCATTTAGTAAAAAATATCAAGTTGTAGGTTTTGATATAAATAAACCAAGAGTTGCTGAATTAAGTACAGGATATGATAGAACACTAGAACTAACAAATGAAGAAGTTACTGAATCAATTGCTAATGGTATGATATATACAACTAACATGGATGATATTAAAGATTGTAATATTTACATTGTTACGGTTCCAACTCCTATTGATTCTTCAAATAGACCTGATTTAACTCCTTTAATAAAATCTTCACAAACTATAGGAAAAGTTCTTAAAAAAGATGATATTGTAATTTATGAAAGTACAGTATATCCTGGTGTTACTGAAGAAGTTTGTGTGCCTGAACTTGAACGTGAATCTGGAATGGTCTTTAACAAAGATTTCTTTTGCGGATATAGTCCTGAGCGAATTAATCCAGGTGATAAAGAACATACAGTTACAAAAATTCTTAAAATAACTTCTGGCTCAAATCCAACAATTGCAATTGTAGTTGATGAATTATATAAATCAATTATAATTGCAGGAACATATAAAGCAAGCTCAATAAAAGTAGCAGAAGCTGCAAAAGTAATTGAAAATACTCAAAGAGATGTAAATATTGCACTTATAAATGAATTAGCACTAATCTTTGATACTATGAATATAAATACAAATGATGTAATTGAAGCAGCTGCAACTAAATGGAATTTTATTAAATTAAAACCAGGATTGGTTGGAGGTCATTGTATTGGTGTTGATCCATATTATCTTACTTATAAATCTGAAGAATTAGGTTATAAACCAAACTTAATTTTGGGTGCTAGACAAATAAATAATGGAATGGGTAAATATATCGCTGAAAAAACTATTAAACTTATGATTAAAGCTGGGAAACTTATAAAAGATTCAAATATCTTAATTATGGGATTAACTTTTAAAGAAAATTGCCCTGATATTAGAAATACAAAAGTTGTAGATATTATCTCTGAATTAAAAGATTATGGTGCAAACATCGATGTATATGAGCCTTGGATAGATGAAAAAGATAAAGATTATTATGATTATAACTTTGTAGAAAATCCATTTGAAAACTCAAAAAAATATGATTCAATTTTAGTAGCAGTGGGACATGATAAATTTAAATCATTAAGCCAAAAAGAGTATGATAATATAATAACTGGTGAAAAAATCATTATTGATGTTAAAGGAATTGTTCCTAATCCTACTTGGAAATTGTAG
- a CDS encoding glycosyltransferase family 29 protein, which produces MKLLKVLVNKLLRKLTLKEDKFKEFFNNKSIAIIGNAQSLFDQELGIEIDSHDIVIRMNSGMIKEPKSQGNKTTIWASSFPLKESEVNEKFNPKYVFWITPKLSVKPIYSIYLHKKMFMLPFSIWEELYQELNQIRPTTGLSIIYFILEHCNAQKVDLYGFDFFETKSFYLEKIRTDTPHDFLKEKNFVSSLMKKYNYLQLREK; this is translated from the coding sequence ATGAAACTACTAAAGGTATTGGTAAATAAACTATTAAGGAAGCTTACTTTAAAAGAAGATAAATTTAAAGAATTTTTTAATAATAAATCAATTGCAATTATTGGAAATGCTCAAAGTTTATTTGATCAAGAATTAGGAATAGAAATAGATTCCCATGATATTGTTATAAGAATGAATAGTGGCATGATTAAAGAGCCGAAATCTCAAGGAAATAAAACTACTATTTGGGCTAGTTCTTTTCCTTTAAAAGAGAGTGAAGTAAACGAAAAATTTAATCCTAAATATGTATTTTGGATTACTCCAAAACTATCAGTAAAACCTATTTATAGTATATATTTACATAAAAAGATGTTTATGTTGCCTTTTTCTATCTGGGAAGAGTTATATCAAGAATTAAATCAAATAAGACCAACTACTGGATTATCAATTATATATTTTATCTTAGAACATTGCAACGCTCAAAAAGTAGATTTATATGGATTTGATTTTTTTGAGACTAAATCTTTTTATTTAGAAAAAATTAGAACAGATACACCCCATGACTTTTTAAAAGAAAAGAATTTTGTTTCTTCTTTAATGAAAAAGTATAATTATCTTCAATTAAGAGAAAAGTAA